Within the Salinirubrum litoreum genome, the region GGCCCCATCCACGGGAACCTCGTGTTCTACGCGGTTCCCGTCGTGGCGACGGTCGGCGGCGCGGCACTGCTCGGTGAGTCGGTCTCCTCGTCGACGGCTCTCGGGTTCCTGGTGATCTTCGCGGGCTTCGCGGTGCTAGCGAGCGAACCGATCACCGCCGAACTCGCCCCCCGTCTCCGCCGTCTCGCCGTCCTGTTCGGCTGGCACGACGAGACCGAACGCAGTCCGATCTGAGCGGGCGCACCGCGGCCGACGAGGGGGGCGCGTCTCACTCGCCGTCGGCCAGTGTGTCGAGCAGGTGCTCCCGTAGCATCGTCCGGTGACAGCGTTTCGCGTCGGTGTTCTCGAAACAGACGAGCGCGAGCGACTCGCCCGCTCGCAGTCTGTCGCGGAGGTCTGCGACCCCGTCCCGCGCCGACGAGTCGGTCTGCAGGTGGCGGCGGTAGCGTTCTCCGAAGTCGACCGCGTCCCACGCCGCGTTGTGTGCCTCCTCGGCGCAGAGTCCCCGCATCGCGAACGCCTCCTGTTGCTCCTCGAAGTCGTCCAGCAGCGCGTCCGGCGGCGCGACTTCCGGGTAGTTCTCGTCGACGGCCGCGTGGAACCACCCGGTCGGCCGGCGGACGACGCCCACGAGCGTCGTCCCCTCGGGGAGGGCCGCGAGATCGTGCTGGAGTGCGGCGACGTACGTGTCGTGCAGACGCGGTCCCGGTGGCATCGGTCTGAGCCTCGTCCGTCTCCCTTCGCGGTAATCGGGCCTAACGGTTGTGGTCGGCGTCGTCGCTCGGCGTCCGGAGTCCGTCG harbors:
- a CDS encoding DUF488 family protein, which produces MPPGPRLHDTYVAALQHDLAALPEGTTLVGVVRRPTGWFHAAVDENYPEVAPPDALLDDFEEQQEAFAMRGLCAEEAHNAAWDAVDFGERYRRHLQTDSSARDGVADLRDRLRAGESLALVCFENTDAKRCHRTMLREHLLDTLADGE